The Acidianus infernus genome window below encodes:
- a CDS encoding cytochrome C oxidase assembly protein, giving the protein MLKEISLLASIFAGITIVLGGIVEGYGYGLSLGTNWPYTRDIMQLAAKKDPEAIHRISATIVGIISLVFLILRFSVVSLVGFLGVIATALLGMATLYVLAGKLPAVFQGLHDIAAYSVFATYFVIFLKGFNVNIIQFFLYAVLPPHFLYFVIFMGGVVTGMRKMKFQIGDVRKPKNWLQGAWLIHSVLAAIFVIALILEALWIPLLLTIAEVVVGLLVYVGANKNPVKPGISVGLHQLFSLLIVASLIYYAL; this is encoded by the coding sequence ATGCTTAAGGAAATTAGTTTACTTGCATCAATTTTTGCAGGAATAACAATAGTTTTGGGCGGAATAGTTGAAGGATACGGATACGGATTATCGTTAGGAACAAATTGGCCTTATACTAGAGATATTATGCAATTAGCCGCAAAGAAAGATCCAGAGGCAATTCATAGAATTAGTGCAACAATTGTAGGTATCATTTCATTAGTATTCTTAATTCTAAGATTTTCTGTAGTTAGCCTTGTAGGATTCCTAGGAGTTATTGCTACTGCATTATTAGGTATGGCAACGCTTTACGTTTTAGCAGGGAAACTACCAGCTGTGTTCCAAGGCCTTCATGATATAGCAGCATATAGTGTATTTGCAACGTATTTTGTAATTTTCTTAAAAGGATTTAACGTTAACATTATTCAATTCTTCTTATACGCTGTATTACCTCCTCATTTCCTTTACTTCGTTATTTTCATGGGTGGAGTTGTTACTGGTATGAGGAAAATGAAGTTCCAAATAGGCGATGTTAGAAAGCCTAAGAATTGGTTACAAGGAGCTTGGTTAATTCATTCAGTATTGGCAGCAATATTTGTAATAGCCTTAATTTTAGAGGCTCTGTGGATACCTTTATTGTTAACAATTGCAGAAGTGGTAGTAGGATTATTAGTCTATGTAGGAGCAAATAAAAATCCAGTAAAGCCAGGAATCTCCGTTGGGCTTCACCAATTATTTTCTCTATTAATTGTTGCCTCACTAATATATTACGCACTATGA
- a CDS encoding MazG nucleotide pyrophosphohydrolase domain-containing protein: MEIKEAQEKLKEMYLQKDKDRGVFATFTWFTEEVGELAEALLSGEKNKIEEELADVIAWAISIANLENIDVEEALRKKYNL; this comes from the coding sequence TTGGAAATTAAGGAAGCTCAAGAAAAATTAAAGGAAATGTATTTACAAAAGGATAAAGATAGAGGAGTTTTCGCTACTTTTACGTGGTTTACTGAAGAAGTTGGAGAGCTAGCAGAAGCTCTCCTATCTGGTGAAAAGAATAAAATTGAGGAAGAACTCGCAGATGTCATAGCTTGGGCGATATCAATAGCTAACTTAGAAAATATTGATGTAGAAGAAGCTTTAAGGAAAAAGTACAACTTATAA